A single genomic interval of Stieleria maiorica harbors:
- a CDS encoding ABC transporter permease: MKSEADRETLERILAEAREVHGVSLWQDAWKRLRRNRTAMISLWCLLTLSVLAFLTPLLPLQSPIDKDLDNRRFLPPNFSSVVMGSRPGLKFAGGTLTGELAEFNESIESLRAQFASDGPDQQRQIEVTIADRIEVEHPFNQMWNNLGPVAWWMCEMRVAIFGDYAIPSLFGTDKLGRDLLARVFWGARVSLIVGIVATLVSLIIGVSYGAIAGYFGGNVDAAMMRLVDMLYSIPFIFVVIFLVTFLGEDSVKKKLDSVGIDQITIFYIVIGAIYWLTMSRVVRGQVMSLRHEQFVEAARTVGASSWRIVFRHLVPNVLGVVIVYLTLTIPSVMLFEAFLSFLGLGVSPPDVSWGLLLNDGVEALSIVKVFWWVVVFPGGALAATLFALNFLGDGIRDALDPRMKNRD; the protein is encoded by the coding sequence GTGAAGTCCGAAGCGGATCGCGAAACTCTGGAACGGATCCTGGCCGAAGCGCGGGAGGTCCACGGCGTGTCGTTGTGGCAAGACGCCTGGAAACGTCTGCGTCGCAATCGCACCGCGATGATCTCGCTTTGGTGCCTGCTGACGCTTTCGGTGCTGGCATTCCTGACGCCGCTGTTGCCGCTGCAAAGTCCGATCGACAAGGATTTGGACAACCGACGTTTTCTGCCGCCGAATTTCAGTTCGGTCGTGATGGGCAGCCGCCCGGGGTTGAAGTTTGCCGGTGGAACGCTGACCGGCGAACTGGCCGAATTCAACGAATCGATCGAATCGTTGCGGGCACAGTTCGCTTCGGACGGTCCCGATCAGCAACGCCAAATCGAGGTCACGATCGCTGACCGCATCGAGGTCGAACACCCCTTCAATCAAATGTGGAACAACCTCGGTCCGGTGGCTTGGTGGATGTGCGAGATGCGGGTGGCGATTTTCGGCGACTACGCGATCCCCAGCTTGTTCGGCACCGACAAACTGGGACGCGACCTGCTGGCCCGCGTCTTCTGGGGCGCTCGCGTTTCGTTGATCGTGGGAATCGTCGCGACGCTGGTCAGTTTGATCATCGGCGTCAGCTATGGCGCGATCGCGGGTTACTTTGGCGGAAATGTCGACGCGGCGATGATGCGGCTGGTCGACATGCTGTACTCCATCCCGTTCATCTTTGTCGTGATCTTTCTGGTCACGTTTCTGGGCGAAGACTCGGTCAAGAAGAAACTGGATTCGGTGGGCATCGACCAGATCACGATCTTTTACATCGTGATCGGTGCGATTTATTGGTTGACGATGTCGCGTGTCGTTCGCGGTCAAGTGATGTCGCTGCGTCATGAACAGTTCGTCGAAGCGGCACGGACGGTCGGTGCGTCGTCGTGGCGGATCGTGTTTCGACATCTGGTGCCAAACGTGTTGGGCGTCGTGATCGTCTATCTGACGTTGACGATCCCCAGCGTGATGTTGTTCGAAGCGTTCTTGTCGTTTTTGGGTCTGGGCGTTTCGCCGCCGGACGTTTCGTGGGGATTGTTGCTGAACGACGGCGTCGAAGCATTGTCGATCGTCAAGGTGTTTTGGTGGGTCGTCGT
- a CDS encoding ABC transporter permease gives MRNLIGYLLKRAAWMILTLWAVYTVSFILMRSVPGNPFSGERSLPPAIERQLKARYNLDAPPLQQYWDYLVGIVTRFDLGWCMGLEDYSVNQVLAEGFPVSATLAIFALVFAILLGVTAGVISAVYRRTKADVILMFAAVLGIAIPNFVLASLAILLFVFMIQIFPAGGWGTLQQIALPAFCLGLPVAAYIARLSRTGMLEMLTKDHVRTAIAKGLPHRTVILRHVLPGALLPVVSYLGPAVARVLTGSLVLEKIFALPGMGSHFINAATQRDYTLAMGMVLTYTVILFVMNTLVDLAYAIIDPRVKLQ, from the coding sequence ATGCGCAATCTGATTGGCTACCTGCTCAAGCGAGCGGCATGGATGATCCTGACGCTGTGGGCCGTTTACACGGTTTCGTTCATCTTGATGCGCAGCGTGCCGGGCAACCCGTTCAGCGGCGAGCGGAGTTTACCGCCGGCGATCGAACGACAACTCAAAGCACGCTACAACCTGGACGCACCGCCGCTACAGCAGTACTGGGATTACTTGGTGGGCATCGTCACCCGGTTCGACTTGGGATGGTGCATGGGGCTGGAAGATTACAGCGTCAACCAGGTCTTGGCCGAAGGGTTTCCGGTGTCGGCGACATTGGCGATCTTTGCGCTGGTGTTTGCGATTCTTTTGGGCGTCACCGCCGGCGTCATCTCGGCGGTCTATCGCCGTACCAAGGCGGACGTCATCTTGATGTTCGCCGCGGTCTTGGGTATCGCGATTCCGAATTTCGTGTTGGCCAGTTTGGCGATCTTGCTGTTCGTTTTCATGATCCAGATCTTTCCGGCCGGCGGCTGGGGAACGCTCCAGCAAATCGCCCTGCCGGCGTTCTGCCTGGGGCTGCCAGTGGCGGCGTACATCGCCCGGCTCAGTCGCACCGGGATGTTAGAGATGCTGACGAAGGATCACGTCCGCACGGCGATCGCCAAGGGATTGCCGCACCGGACAGTCATCCTGCGACACGTCTTGCCGGGCGCCTTGCTGCCGGTGGTGTCGTATCTGGGCCCTGCCGTCGCTCGCGTTCTGACCGGTTCGTTGGTGCTGGAAAAAATCTTTGCCTTGCCCGGCATGGGCAGCCACTTCATCAACGCCGCGACGCAGCGTGATTACACGCTCGCGATGGGCATGGTTTTGACCTACACCGTCATCCTGTTTGTGATGAACACCCTGGTGGACCTTGCCTATGCCATCATCGATCCGAGGGTCAAATTACAGTGA
- a CDS encoding peptide ABC transporter substrate-binding protein has translation MPPEVRRGFVIVAGLLAVAAVIWAARMDHIPPADFAFQNGTDPSTLDPHRATGQPEGRVIFELFEGLLRMLPEGEPDPETGMQPLTPQPAMAERYEISEDGKTFTFHLREGIRWTDGTPITAHDFAWSWLRMLHPATACEYAYLISEVRLATEYNGSVVNIGDKVEVELWDRPGETLTSEANVQHFPRGTMKYGTLRGIIKPDSPKLAENATDDQREQAQLDWEERWIYEIDVADPNAEGDGQATLERFAMSAEVAASDETVQRMHGVLVDFKHHGGAQAIDDRTFVVHLNNSVPYFLNLVAWYPLFPVNQNCVETHGTPLWTKAENIVTNGPYKLKFRRLRDRIRAEKFMDYWRADEVSFETIDFVSLESQNTAMNMYETGQLQWVYDLPAAVLEELKDREDFHSAPKLSIYFYKLNNDVPPLDDIRVRQAISMAIDRRQIVEQVTKAGEQPAFTVVPPGIAGYKGPEGLKGSVEQAQALLAEAGFPGGRGFPKMSLMYNTSERHRPIAEVIQQQLQNNLNIKLELKNMEWGSFVETVQQEKYEIARYGWVGDYPDPNTFLDLWVTGNPQSNTNWSNPEYDRLIKAASSELNPQRRMELLRQAESILSTELPIIPIFFYTSAEMAKTNIVGFAPSAQDLHPLSVLRYRSDDAAPAHSQD, from the coding sequence GTGCCCCCGGAAGTTCGCCGTGGATTCGTGATCGTTGCGGGCCTGCTCGCTGTCGCCGCAGTGATCTGGGCCGCGCGAATGGACCATATCCCCCCGGCCGACTTTGCGTTTCAAAACGGCACCGACCCGAGCACGCTGGATCCACACCGGGCCACCGGCCAACCAGAAGGCCGTGTCATTTTCGAGCTGTTCGAGGGTTTGTTGAGGATGCTTCCCGAGGGGGAGCCGGACCCGGAGACGGGCATGCAGCCGTTGACGCCTCAACCGGCGATGGCGGAGCGGTATGAGATCTCCGAGGACGGCAAGACCTTCACGTTTCATCTGCGTGAAGGCATCCGTTGGACCGATGGGACACCGATCACCGCCCATGATTTCGCCTGGTCCTGGCTGCGGATGCTGCACCCGGCGACGGCCTGCGAATACGCTTACTTGATCAGCGAAGTCCGTTTGGCGACCGAATACAACGGTTCGGTCGTCAACATCGGCGACAAAGTGGAAGTCGAACTGTGGGACCGCCCCGGCGAGACACTGACCAGCGAAGCCAACGTCCAGCACTTTCCCCGCGGGACGATGAAGTACGGAACGCTGCGGGGGATCATCAAGCCCGACTCCCCGAAACTGGCCGAGAACGCGACGGACGATCAACGCGAGCAGGCGCAGCTCGATTGGGAGGAACGCTGGATCTATGAGATCGACGTTGCCGATCCGAATGCGGAGGGCGATGGGCAGGCGACGCTCGAGCGGTTTGCGATGTCAGCGGAGGTGGCTGCGAGCGACGAGACAGTCCAGCGGATGCACGGCGTGCTGGTGGATTTCAAACACCACGGGGGCGCCCAAGCGATCGACGACCGAACGTTCGTCGTTCACCTGAACAACTCCGTCCCCTACTTTCTGAATCTGGTCGCCTGGTATCCGCTGTTTCCGGTCAACCAAAACTGCGTCGAAACACATGGCACTCCCTTGTGGACGAAGGCAGAGAACATCGTCACCAACGGTCCGTACAAATTGAAATTCCGCCGCTTGCGTGATCGCATCCGGGCGGAAAAGTTCATGGACTACTGGCGTGCCGATGAAGTCTCCTTTGAAACGATCGACTTCGTGTCGCTGGAAAGCCAGAACACGGCGATGAACATGTACGAGACGGGACAACTGCAGTGGGTCTATGATTTGCCCGCTGCCGTGCTGGAGGAATTGAAGGACCGAGAGGATTTTCACAGCGCGCCCAAATTGTCGATCTATTTCTACAAGCTCAATAACGACGTCCCGCCGCTGGATGACATCCGAGTGCGCCAGGCGATCAGCATGGCGATTGATCGACGTCAAATCGTTGAACAGGTGACCAAGGCGGGTGAGCAACCGGCGTTTACCGTCGTGCCACCGGGCATTGCCGGCTACAAAGGCCCCGAGGGTCTGAAGGGAAGTGTCGAGCAGGCCCAGGCCTTGCTCGCCGAAGCGGGTTTCCCGGGCGGACGCGGTTTTCCCAAGATGTCGTTGATGTACAACACCAGCGAACGGCATCGACCGATCGCCGAAGTGATCCAGCAACAGCTTCAAAATAACCTGAACATCAAGCTGGAACTGAAGAACATGGAATGGGGCAGTTTCGTCGAGACGGTCCAGCAGGAAAAGTACGAGATCGCTCGCTACGGTTGGGTCGGCGACTATCCCGACCCCAACACGTTTTTGGATCTGTGGGTGACCGGCAATCCGCAGAGCAACACCAATTGGAGCAATCCGGAATACGATCGATTGATCAAGGCGGCCAGCAGCGAATTGAATCCGCAGCGGCGGATGGAATTGTTGCGGCAAGCCGAATCGATCCTGTCGACGGAGTTACCGATCATTCCGATCTTCTTTTACACGTCCGCCGAGATGGCCAAGACGAATATCGTGGGGTTTGCACCGTCCGCCCAGGACCTGCACCCGCTGTCGGTCTTGCGTTACCGATCTGACGACGCGGCGCCGGCGCACTCCCAGGACTGA
- a CDS encoding protein adenylyltransferase SelO, with protein MSQQQWIDAWESLTFDNRFTRHLPADPDQTNQIRQVRGACYSRVLPKPVAAPQLIAHSREVAEQLGVTEELLQSQQFADVMGGNAVHPAMDPFAMCYGGHQFGNWAGQLGDGRAINLGEVIDVHGRHQTLQLKGAGPTPYSRFADGLAVLRSSVREFLCSEAMHHLGVPTTRALSLVLTGDAVTRDMFYDGNPKQEPGAIVCRVAPSFVRLGNFQIFASRDDVDTLRRLADFTIRHDFPHLGEPSPDVYAEFFAEVCQRTAELMVHWMRVGFVHGVMNTDNLSILGLTIDYGPYGWLEDYDPGWTPNTTDAQGRRYRYGHQPQVAQWNLAQFAGSLLPLVDQDVDVLQKGLHLYVETFDDGWNSMMAAKLGLDKFRGESDQRLFAELLDVLQMAETDMTLFYRRLADVPSGSDPDSVCERLGEAYYRPEQIDDEVRMATADWFAGYQSRLADTGVSDEKRRQRMNRVNPLYVLRNYLAQLAIDRSEQGDHAGIAELLEVLRHPYDEQPGREAYAEKRPEWARHRAGCSMLSCSS; from the coding sequence ATGTCACAACAACAATGGATTGATGCCTGGGAATCACTGACCTTTGACAACCGCTTCACGCGGCACTTGCCGGCTGATCCGGATCAAACCAATCAGATTCGGCAAGTGCGCGGGGCGTGCTACTCTCGGGTGCTGCCCAAACCGGTCGCGGCGCCGCAGCTGATCGCCCACTCGCGTGAAGTCGCCGAGCAGTTGGGGGTGACGGAGGAGTTACTGCAGTCCCAGCAGTTCGCCGACGTGATGGGGGGCAACGCCGTCCATCCGGCGATGGACCCGTTTGCGATGTGCTATGGCGGGCACCAGTTCGGAAACTGGGCGGGCCAGCTTGGCGATGGCCGCGCGATCAACCTGGGCGAAGTCATCGATGTTCATGGGCGTCATCAGACGTTGCAGCTGAAAGGGGCCGGTCCGACGCCCTACTCGCGTTTCGCCGACGGGCTGGCGGTGTTGCGCAGCAGCGTCCGCGAGTTTCTGTGCAGCGAAGCGATGCACCACCTGGGCGTGCCGACGACTCGGGCGCTCAGTCTGGTCCTGACCGGCGACGCGGTGACCCGCGACATGTTCTACGACGGCAACCCGAAGCAGGAACCCGGCGCGATCGTGTGCCGTGTCGCGCCGTCGTTCGTCCGGCTGGGGAACTTCCAAATCTTCGCCAGCCGGGACGATGTCGACACGCTGCGGCGCCTGGCCGACTTTACGATCCGCCACGACTTTCCCCACTTGGGCGAACCTTCGCCGGATGTCTATGCGGAGTTCTTTGCCGAGGTCTGTCAGCGGACGGCGGAGTTGATGGTGCACTGGATGCGGGTCGGTTTTGTGCACGGCGTGATGAACACCGACAACCTGTCGATCTTGGGGCTGACGATCGACTACGGCCCCTATGGTTGGTTGGAAGATTACGATCCGGGTTGGACACCGAACACAACCGACGCCCAAGGGCGACGTTACCGCTATGGGCACCAACCCCAGGTGGCCCAGTGGAATCTGGCCCAATTCGCCGGATCGCTGTTGCCGCTGGTCGATCAAGACGTCGACGTACTGCAAAAGGGATTGCATCTGTACGTCGAAACCTTTGACGACGGCTGGAATTCGATGATGGCGGCGAAACTGGGTTTGGACAAGTTTCGCGGTGAGTCGGATCAGCGATTGTTCGCAGAGCTGTTGGATGTGTTGCAGATGGCCGAGACCGATATGACGCTGTTCTATCGACGGCTGGCCGATGTGCCGAGTGGGAGCGATCCCGATTCGGTGTGCGAGCGGTTGGGCGAAGCTTACTACCGGCCTGAACAGATCGACGACGAAGTCCGCATGGCGACGGCCGACTGGTTTGCGGGCTACCAAAGTCGGCTCGCGGATACCGGCGTGTCGGATGAAAAACGTCGCCAGCGAATGAACCGCGTCAATCCGCTGTATGTGCTGCGAAACTACTTGGCGCAATTGGCGATCGATCGCAGTGAGCAGGGCGACCATGCGGGGATCGCAGAGCTGCTGGAGGTGCTTCGTCACCCCTATGACGAGCAGCCCGGGCGCGAAGCCTATGCCGAGAAACGTCCCGAGTGGGCTCGGCATCGCGCGGGGTGTTCGATGTTGTCGTGTAGCTCGTAG